From Camelina sativa cultivar DH55 chromosome 20, Cs, whole genome shotgun sequence, the proteins below share one genomic window:
- the LOC104772908 gene encoding uncharacterized protein LOC104772908: MNFDAKTASERGLVQLNELDELRFHAFENSKLYKERTKAHHDKKIISKQFEPNDQVLLYNSRLKLFPGKLRSRWSGPFTIQEVRPYGAIVLLNSKGEKFIVNGQRVKHYWAKAEIPDGHIVRLDNAPSAYSANEFVSRCDACQRKGK; this comes from the exons atgaattttgatgccaagacagcttcagagagaGGGTTAGTGCAGTTGAATGAATTGGATGAGCTGAgatttcatgcatttgagaattccAAGCTGTACAAGGAGAGGACTAAGGCtcatcatgataagaagatcatctccaaaCAATTTGAGCCAAATGACCAGGTTCTCCTTTACAATTCCCGCTTGAAGCTGTTTCCTGGAAAGCTGCGTTCCCGCTGGTCTGGTCCTTTTACTATTCAAGAAGTCAGACCATATGGAGCTATTGTGCTGTTGAACTCAAAAGGGGAGAAATTTATTGTTAATGGCCAAAGGGTGAAACACTATTGGGCAAAAGCTGAGATACCAGACGGACACATTGTGCGTTTGGATAATGCACCCTCTGCCTACTCNGCTAATGAGTTTGTCTCTagatgtgatgcttgtcagcgGAAAG gaaaataa
- the LOC104772909 gene encoding uncharacterized protein LOC104772909, with amino-acid sequence MESYGDLFNNNKVILDDGNYGFWKSRIKSIIGGIDRLAWKAVLEKWEEPTIKDESGERIPKPEADWTDNEQKRSKYNSRALSAIHCSVGRKQFELIQGCETAKEAWDILQIHYEGTTKVQSSRKDMLASRFENLKMEEHESISDFSSKLSALAQEALTLGKTYKDQKLVKKFLRCLPSRFMGYKTALTVSQDLDNLSYGEVVGMLQAHEMELNGIKKPKGIALAVSKDLTDQGEEDAVSLLVRRFDRALRRIEQGQGQKKNNSFKKTSEDKKADMQCHECKGYGHFIRECPTIKLRDAKCTICKGTGHTHEECVSNSKFKKEKSMISIENESDSDSSSEEELINLVAMVGITEFENGEEVTDSESEGEEVLDIVQSYKEVRNTLISLGKENQGLITEKLRLEALVMSLQNELVDEKKLAKDSLDLMKEKLVLSAKADKLEEELLKERKKSTELQSELDQQHRKIHMFAGTKQLDKILSYGRTEKTHRGLGFTENNGAKSQTTKFVSAGTYQSEKETSYGGSNGSLSCYFCGKIGHYKRFCYKYWQKVCTLKQQGRFFWNGIRRQVWMKKADIYQSGSMVASGSGFRCNMAMITEEQEETEPICDMAMITEEQEDTEPWFFDSGCSRHMTGTKSNLQNIKKLKGGTVTFGDGSHGFIQGKGTTRDIELPQLVNVYLVQGLRANLISISQLCDEGLSVLFTKTDCKALDESGNVKLYGVRSGNNCYMWEKHSIKCYSARGSIDLWHQRLGHMNTRNLATLVNKEITRGVPKLKGEDNMVCGPCN; translated from the coding sequence ATGGAGAGCTACGGAGATCTGTTCAACAACAATAAAGTCATCTTGGATGATGGAAACTATGGGTTTTGGAAGTCAAGGATCAAATCCATCATAGGAGGTATTGATCGTCTTGCTTGGAAGGCTGTTCTAGAAAAGTGGGAGGAACCAACGATCAAAGATGAATCAGGCGAGCGAATTCCAAAACCTGAGGCAGACTGGACTGATAACGAACAAAAGAGATCAAAATACAACTCAAGGGCTTTAAGTGCAATTCATTGCAGTGTTGGGAGAAAACAGTTTGAGTTGATTCAAGGGTGTGAAACTGCTAAAGAAGCATGGGATATCCTTCAAATTCATTATGAAGGTACAACTAAAGTGCAGAGTTCAAGAAAGGATATGTTGGCTTCTAGATTTGAGAATCTAAAGATGGAGGAACATGAATCGATCTCAGATTTTAGTTCAAAGTTGAGTGCTCTAGCACAAGAAGCCTTAACTCTTGGGAAGACGTATAAGGATCAAAAGTTAGTCAAAAAGTTTCTAAGGTGTCTTCCATCTAGGTTCATGGGATACAAAACAGCTTTAACGGTCTCACAAGATTTAGATAATCTCAGTTATGGTGAAGTAGTAGGAATGCTACAGGCACACGAGATGGAACTTAATGggattaagaaaccaaaaggaaTAGCTCTAGCAGTAAGCAAAGACCTAActgatcaaggagaagaagatgctgTGAGTCTGTTGGTAAGAAGATTTGATCGAGCTCTGAGAAGGATAGAACAAGGTCAAGGTCAAAAGAAGAACAATTCATTCAAGAAGACAAGTGAAGACAAAAAGGCTGATATGCAGTGTCATGAATGTAAGGGATATGGTCATTTTATTCGAGAGTGTCCAACAATCAAGTTACGAGATGCCAAGTGCACAATCTGTAAAGGGACTGGACACACACATGAGGAATGTGTGAGTAACTCTaaattcaagaaagaaaagtctATGATTAGCATTGAGAATGAGTCAGATAGTGATAGCAGCAGCGAAGAAGAACTCATTAATTTAGTAGCTATGGTGGGAATCACTGAATTTGAGAATGGGGAAGAAGTAACTGACTCAgaatcagaaggagaagaagttctTGACATTGTTCAGAGTTACAAAGAAGTGCGAAATACACTTATTTCGCTAGGAAAAGAAAATCAAGGTTTGATTACTGAAAAACTTCGTTTAGAAGCACTTGTTATGTCATTACAGAATGAATTGGTGGATGAGAAAAAGCTGGCTAAAGATTCGCTAGATCTGATGAAAGAGAAGTTGGTCTTATCTGCTAAAGCAGACAAGCTTGAAGAAGAGCtacttaaagaaagaaaaaaatctacagaacTACAATCTGAATTAGATCAACAACATAGGAAGATTCATATGTTCGCAGGAACAAAGCAGCTTGACAAAATTTTGAGCTATGGGAGAACTGAGAAAACTCATAGAGGATTGGGATTTACTGAGAACAACGGAGCTAAATCACAGACAACCAAGTTCGTATCTGCTGGAACCTATCAGTCTGAGAAGGAGACATCTTATGGTGGTTCTAATGGATCCTTGAGTTGTTATTTTTGTGGGAAAATCGGTCACTACAAACGTTTTTGCTACAAATATTGGCAGAAGGTCTGTACCTTAAAGCAACAAGGAAGATTCTTCTGGAATGGAATCAGAAGACAAGTTTGGATGAAGAAAGCTGACATATATCAATCGGGATCAATGGTAGCTTCTGGATCTGGGTTTAGATGCAATATGGCCATGATtactgaagaacaagaagaaacgGAACCAATATGCGATATGGCTATGATcactgaagaacaagaagacacGGAGCCTTGGTTCTTTGACAGCGGCTGCTCAAGACATATGACTGGAACCAAGAGTAATCTACAGAATATTAAGAAATTGAAAGGAGGTACAGTAACATTTGGAGATGGAAGTCATGGTTTCATACAAGGCAAAGGTACAACACGTGATATAGAGCTTCCACAATTGGTGAATGTCTACCTAGTTCAAGGATTGCGTGCAAATTTAATAAGCATTAGTCAACTCTGTGATGAAGGATTGTCAGTTTTATTCACAAAAACTGATTGCAAAGCACTGGATGAGTCGGGTAATGTCAAGTTATACGGTGTAAGATCTGGGAACAATTGTTACATGTGGGAAAAACATTCAATCAAATGCTACAGTGCTCGAGGAAGTATAGATCTATGGCATCAACGACTTGGACACATGAATACAAGAAACCTTGCTACTCTTGTGAATAAAGAGATAACTCGAGGAGTACCTAAGCTTAAAGGAGAAGATAATATGGTGTGTGGACCTTGTAATTAG